The proteins below are encoded in one region of Halobaculum roseum:
- the fer gene encoding ferredoxin Fer: protein MDSPYDVLGLDADADDTEIERAYRRRVKEAHPDRGGSFEEFQRVREAYEAAISGTAVPATDAVPESNGAEPPREEPGVAESGGNKSTDPADRTGGERGNGTANGSEATTTRVEYLNYEVIADHGWEIDDDDLFETASDADLDTDDYGMFLAEPGETLLEAAEQRGFAWPFACRGGACANCAVAVVEGELDSTVDNVLTDDLLDRGFRLSCIGRPVSETLRVVYNVKHLPGLEDLRLPADRFERARADD from the coding sequence GTGGATTCTCCGTACGACGTACTGGGGCTCGACGCCGACGCCGACGATACGGAGATCGAACGCGCCTATCGACGGCGAGTGAAGGAGGCGCATCCGGACCGGGGCGGCTCGTTCGAGGAGTTCCAGCGCGTCCGCGAGGCGTACGAGGCAGCGATCTCGGGAACTGCGGTCCCGGCCACAGACGCCGTCCCCGAGAGTAACGGGGCGGAACCGCCCCGGGAGGAACCGGGGGTGGCGGAGTCGGGGGGCAACAAGAGTACCGACCCGGCCGATCGAACCGGCGGGGAGCGCGGAAACGGCACCGCGAACGGGTCCGAGGCGACGACCACCCGCGTGGAGTATCTGAACTACGAGGTCATCGCCGATCACGGGTGGGAGATCGACGACGACGACCTCTTCGAGACGGCGTCGGACGCCGACCTCGACACGGACGACTACGGGATGTTCCTCGCGGAGCCGGGCGAGACCCTCCTCGAAGCGGCCGAACAGCGCGGGTTCGCGTGGCCGTTCGCCTGCCGCGGCGGCGCCTGCGCGAACTGCGCCGTCGCGGTCGTGGAGGGCGAACTCGACAGCACCGTCGACAACGTGCTCACCGACGACCTCCTCGACCGTGGGTTCCGGCTCTCGTGTATCGGGCGGCCGGTTTCCGAGACGCTTCGCGTCGTCTACAACGTCAAGCACCTCCCCGGGCTCGAGGACCTGCGCCTGCCGGCCGACCGGTTCGAGCGCGCGCGTGCCGACGACTGA
- a CDS encoding winged helix-turn-helix domain-containing protein, which produces MTRSTASDPATGIETPVVHASPAETARLFDALDSEACRTVVRALEDGPLTAKELQAAGDIPLSTVYRCVNELVDTPLVEETTRVSEGGHHASEYSRPVETLVVSFGAEPTMHAVDAPVLKLTL; this is translated from the coding sequence GTGACCCGTTCGACGGCGTCGGATCCGGCGACCGGCATCGAGACGCCGGTGGTCCACGCGTCGCCCGCGGAGACGGCCCGGCTGTTCGACGCCCTCGATAGCGAGGCGTGCCGCACGGTGGTCCGGGCGCTGGAGGACGGCCCGCTGACCGCGAAGGAGCTCCAGGCGGCCGGAGACATCCCGCTCTCGACGGTGTACCGCTGCGTGAACGAACTGGTCGACACCCCGCTCGTCGAGGAGACGACTCGCGTCAGCGAGGGCGGCCATCACGCCAGCGAGTACTCGCGCCCCGTCGAAACGCTGGTCGTCAGCTTCGGCGCGGAGCCGACGATGCACGCCGTCGACGCGCCCGTTCTCAAGCTGACTCTGTGA
- a CDS encoding winged helix-turn-helix domain-containing protein: protein MTTDWDVIGYVISSDHRVVVLGRLAEGPATPTRIAEDVELSVSHVSRALGSLREKGLVELLVPEERRKGRVYGITSAGEEVWADISTKDLAE, encoded by the coding sequence GTGACCACCGACTGGGACGTCATCGGCTACGTCATCAGCTCCGACCACCGTGTGGTCGTCCTGGGACGCCTCGCGGAGGGTCCGGCGACGCCGACGCGGATCGCCGAGGACGTGGAGCTGTCCGTGTCGCACGTCTCCCGGGCGCTCGGGTCGCTGCGAGAGAAGGGGCTCGTCGAGCTGCTCGTCCCGGAGGAGCGCCGAAAGGGGCGCGTCTACGGCATCACCTCCGCCGGGGAGGAGGTGTGGGCCGACATCAGTACGAAGGACCTCGCGGAGTGA
- a CDS encoding DUF7344 domain-containing protein: protein MSSTNTDALSRDEVYDILSNGRRRFVIYLLREEGEPIPLSELSDRVAAWENDLPVEELTDQQIKRVYVSLYQTHIPKLEESGIVEYDKESGLVSLTSNVSSLDAYLPEEDRREIPWQAIYLGLAVVGLVVYGVATMAAGTIPQTTLNVVGLLVFAAFGAVVAAQYLYERSRG from the coding sequence ATGTCGAGCACAAACACAGACGCACTCAGCAGGGACGAGGTCTACGACATCCTGAGCAACGGCAGGCGCCGGTTCGTCATCTACTTGCTCCGGGAGGAGGGGGAGCCGATTCCGCTCAGCGAGCTTTCCGACCGCGTCGCGGCCTGGGAGAACGATCTCCCCGTGGAGGAGCTGACCGACCAGCAGATCAAGCGGGTGTACGTCTCGCTGTACCAGACGCACATCCCGAAGCTCGAGGAGTCGGGTATCGTCGAGTACGACAAGGAGTCGGGGTTGGTGTCGCTCACCTCGAACGTCTCCTCGCTCGACGCCTATCTCCCGGAGGAAGACCGGCGCGAGATCCCGTGGCAGGCGATCTACCTGGGGCTCGCCGTCGTCGGTCTCGTGGTCTACGGCGTCGCGACCATGGCCGCCGGAACGATCCCACAGACGACACTCAACGTCGTCGGCCTGCTCGTGTTCGCGGCGTTCGGCGCCGTCGTCGCCGCACAGTACCTGTATGAACGCTCCCGCGGATAA